One Thermus sp. CCB_US3_UF1 DNA window includes the following coding sequences:
- a CDS encoding type II secretion system F family protein → MRFLYEATDERGERVYRGVLEAQNPQEARKRLREMGLYPLRLEPGRRPPRGRVPLPELVLFMEELATLVGAGVPVAQALHTLSLESRHALLKEAARGVRERVEGGESLAQAMGHYPEVFPPLVRALVAAAEVGGALEVVLRRIAEYLDKSHDLREKVRTALLYPSFVVVVLVLVVAVLLLFVIPVFARLYGAAGAELPWPTRFLIGTSLFVRQNALWILLFLLALAYFLRAYHRTPGGARLLDGLSLRLPLVGPILHKAAMARFARTLATLYEGGVLITQALEATRNVLGNAALAEALDRVLERVVRGESLSAAMSREPLFLPILVRLALVGEEAGNLERMLYQVAFHLEREVDYGVKRLSSSIEPALTVLLGGIMLLVALALYLPLFDLSRILRR, encoded by the coding sequence ATGCGCTTCCTCTACGAGGCCACCGACGAAAGGGGAGAGCGGGTCTACAGGGGGGTGCTGGAGGCCCAAAACCCTCAGGAGGCCCGCAAGCGCCTGCGGGAGATGGGCCTCTACCCTCTGCGCTTGGAACCGGGGCGCCGTCCCCCCCGGGGACGGGTTCCTCTGCCCGAACTCGTCCTCTTCATGGAGGAGCTGGCCACCCTGGTGGGGGCAGGGGTACCCGTGGCCCAGGCCCTGCACACCCTATCCTTAGAAAGCCGCCATGCCCTCCTGAAGGAAGCCGCCCGAGGGGTGCGGGAACGGGTGGAGGGCGGGGAAAGCCTGGCCCAGGCCATGGGCCACTACCCTGAGGTCTTCCCCCCCCTGGTGCGGGCCCTGGTGGCAGCGGCTGAGGTGGGAGGGGCCTTGGAGGTGGTCCTGCGGCGGATCGCCGAGTACCTGGACAAAAGCCACGATCTGCGGGAAAAGGTGCGGACCGCCCTCCTTTACCCCTCCTTTGTGGTCGTCGTCCTGGTGCTGGTGGTGGCCGTCCTCCTCCTCTTCGTCATCCCCGTCTTTGCCCGGCTCTACGGGGCGGCGGGGGCGGAGCTTCCCTGGCCCACGCGCTTCTTGATTGGCACCTCGCTCTTCGTGCGCCAGAACGCCCTGTGGATCCTCCTTTTCCTCCTGGCCCTGGCCTACTTCCTACGGGCTTACCACCGGACCCCTGGGGGAGCGCGGCTTCTGGACGGGCTTTCCCTCCGCCTGCCCCTGGTGGGGCCCATCCTGCACAAGGCGGCCATGGCCCGCTTCGCCCGCACCCTGGCCACCCTCTACGAGGGAGGGGTGCTGATCACCCAGGCCCTCGAGGCCACCCGTAACGTCTTGGGCAACGCGGCCTTGGCCGAGGCCCTGGACCGGGTGCTGGAACGGGTGGTACGGGGGGAGTCCCTGAGCGCGGCCATGAGCCGGGAACCCCTTTTCCTCCCCATCCTGGTCCGCCTGGCCCTGGTGGGGGAGGAGGCGGGCAACCTGGAGCGGATGCTCTACCAGGTGGCCTTCCACCTGGAGCGGGAGGTGGACTACGGGGTCAAGCGGCTTTCCTCCAGCATAGAACCGGCCCTGACCGTGCTCCTAGGGGGTATAATGCTCCTGGTCGCCCTGGCCTTGTACCTGCCCCTCTTTGACCTTTCCCGCATCTTACGCCGATGA
- a CDS encoding YraN family protein, with protein sequence MRGGWAEEAALAHLLAQGYRLLGRNRRTPFGEVDLLLEKDGVYVVVEVKQRRTGRFGTPLEAITPRKVARLLACARHLLGRDDLPVRLEAVLVHGTPEAFRLEHLPLEV encoded by the coding sequence ATGAGGGGAGGCTGGGCCGAGGAGGCGGCCCTGGCCCACCTTCTGGCCCAGGGGTACCGGCTTCTGGGAAGAAACCGCCGCACCCCCTTTGGCGAGGTGGACCTTCTCCTGGAAAAAGACGGGGTTTATGTGGTGGTGGAGGTGAAGCAGCGGCGCACGGGGCGGTTTGGCACCCCCCTCGAGGCCATCACCCCCAGGAAGGTGGCCCGCCTCCTGGCCTGCGCCCGCCACCTCCTGGGGCGGGACGACCTGCCCGTGCGCCTGGAGGCCGTCCTGGTCCACGGCACCCCGGAAGCCTTCCGCTTGGAACACCTCCCCCTGGAAGTGTAG
- a CDS encoding HD domain-containing phosphohydrolase, translating into MAPLGVEVWQAPNGQEALGLLRQGLPHVVLADLHMPLMDGLELTRRLKALDPLLPVILLTADAEREVRLQGIQAGADDFLHKPVDLTELRLRVGGHLERRRLQEKLEDLERALLALVRAVEAKDAYTAGHGERVATYALYAAGELGAGEEELADLRLGALLHDVGKIALPDPILRGGYPLTEAEWRAIREHPVKGDEILKPLRAHPRLRPYVRWHHERLDGSGYPDGLTEVPPLVQAVAAADIYDALTSGRTYRQALRPEEALEALEAEVRQGRLSREVVRAFRSGMARNRFRLT; encoded by the coding sequence ATGGCCCCCCTGGGGGTGGAGGTGTGGCAGGCCCCCAACGGCCAGGAGGCCCTGGGCCTCCTGCGCCAGGGCCTGCCCCACGTGGTCCTCGCCGACCTGCACATGCCCCTTATGGACGGCTTGGAGCTTACGCGTCGCCTCAAGGCCCTGGACCCCTTGCTGCCCGTGATCCTCCTCACCGCCGATGCGGAGCGGGAGGTGCGCCTCCAGGGAATCCAGGCCGGGGCGGACGATTTCCTGCACAAACCGGTGGACCTGACCGAGCTCCGCCTGCGGGTGGGCGGGCACCTGGAGCGGCGGAGGCTGCAGGAAAAGCTGGAAGACCTGGAACGGGCCCTTTTGGCCCTGGTGCGGGCGGTGGAGGCCAAGGACGCCTACACCGCCGGGCACGGGGAACGGGTGGCCACCTACGCCCTGTACGCGGCGGGAGAACTGGGGGCGGGGGAGGAGGAGCTCGCGGATCTGCGCCTGGGGGCCCTGCTGCACGACGTGGGCAAGATCGCCCTTCCCGACCCCATCCTGCGGGGGGGGTATCCCCTGACGGAGGCCGAGTGGCGCGCCATCCGCGAGCACCCGGTCAAGGGGGACGAGATCCTCAAGCCCCTGCGGGCCCACCCCCGCCTCCGCCCCTACGTGCGCTGGCACCACGAGCGCCTGGACGGCTCCGGCTACCCCGACGGCCTCACCGAGGTTCCCCCCCTGGTGCAGGCGGTGGCCGCCGCCGACATCTACGACGCCCTGACCAGCGGGCGCACCTACCGCCAGGCCTTGCGGCCGGAGGAGGCCCTGGAGGCCCTGGAGGCCGAGGTCCGTCAGGGCAGGCTTTCCCGGGAGGTGGTGCGGGCCTTCCGAAGCGGCATGGCGCGGAACCGCTTCCGGCTCACCTAA
- a CDS encoding GspE/PulE family protein, producing MPRPKLGELLLRLGYLTEEQLQGALEEQARTGDLLGQILLRRGYVREEDLVRALADQQKAPLVRVGELSPDPKALALLDPRFAREKRVLPFRVEGNRLHVAMAHPSDLALLDELRFLTGKEIQPYLAPDREILEALDRLLAEEARPRQPEEAQASPPAEMDLTLEAMPAVRLAQALLERAIALLASDLHLDPGETQLVVRARVDGVMQELERLPKDLEAPLSARYKVLAGMDIAERRRPQDGHFSFAFEGKRYEVRVASVGSLHGEKLTLRIIYPTGVRLGLLELGMLPEELALFQRLIRRPHGILFVTGPTGSGKTTTLYAALEQLYTKDKTFVTIEDPVEFPLEGVVQIPVQPKIGLTFAEALRSVLRLDPDVILVGEVRDGETLDTALRAALTGHLVLATLHANDALAAVTRLLEMGAERHLLASTLIGTVAQRLVRRVCPQCARPAPLSEEARLFFGTEAPEEELRGEGCPYCRGTGYRGRVGLYEVYAPDREALYQLGQGAGEGDLRQLAALRGHRDLRQVGLLQVRAGTTTGEELLRVLGLWE from the coding sequence TTGCCAAGGCCGAAGCTCGGTGAACTCCTCCTGCGCCTAGGCTACCTCACGGAGGAGCAACTGCAAGGAGCCCTGGAGGAGCAGGCCCGGACGGGGGACCTTCTGGGGCAGATCCTTCTCCGCCGGGGATACGTGCGGGAAGAGGACCTGGTGCGGGCCCTGGCCGACCAGCAAAAGGCTCCCCTGGTGCGGGTGGGGGAGCTTTCCCCGGACCCCAAGGCCCTGGCCCTCCTGGACCCCCGCTTCGCCCGGGAAAAACGGGTGCTGCCCTTCCGGGTGGAGGGCAACCGCCTCCACGTGGCCATGGCCCACCCCTCCGACCTGGCCCTGCTGGACGAGCTTCGCTTCCTCACCGGTAAGGAAATCCAGCCCTACCTAGCCCCTGACCGGGAGATCCTGGAGGCCCTGGACCGGCTTCTAGCAGAGGAGGCCAGGCCCCGACAGCCAGAAGAGGCCCAGGCCTCTCCCCCTGCAGAGATGGACCTGACCCTCGAGGCCATGCCCGCCGTCCGCCTGGCCCAAGCCCTCTTGGAAAGGGCCATTGCCCTCCTGGCCAGCGACCTCCACCTGGATCCAGGGGAAACCCAGCTGGTGGTGCGGGCCCGGGTGGATGGGGTCATGCAGGAACTGGAGCGCTTGCCCAAGGACCTGGAGGCCCCCCTTTCCGCCCGCTACAAGGTGCTGGCGGGCATGGACATCGCGGAAAGGCGTCGCCCCCAGGACGGGCACTTCTCCTTTGCCTTTGAGGGGAAGCGCTACGAGGTACGGGTGGCCTCGGTGGGGAGCCTCCACGGGGAAAAACTCACCCTGCGCATCATCTACCCCACCGGGGTGCGGCTGGGCCTTCTGGAGCTGGGCATGCTTCCGGAGGAACTGGCCCTTTTCCAAAGGCTCATCCGAAGGCCACACGGGATTCTCTTCGTCACCGGGCCCACGGGAAGCGGTAAAACCACCACCCTTTACGCCGCCCTGGAGCAGCTCTACACCAAAGACAAGACCTTCGTGACCATTGAAGACCCCGTGGAGTTCCCCCTGGAAGGGGTGGTGCAGATCCCCGTCCAGCCCAAAATCGGCCTTACCTTTGCCGAGGCCCTGCGCAGCGTGCTCCGCCTGGACCCGGACGTCATCCTGGTGGGGGAGGTGCGGGACGGGGAAACCCTGGACACCGCCCTGCGGGCGGCCCTCACCGGGCACCTGGTTCTGGCTACCCTGCACGCCAACGACGCCCTGGCCGCCGTTACCCGGCTTTTGGAAATGGGTGCGGAACGCCACCTCCTGGCCTCTACCCTCATCGGCACCGTGGCCCAGCGCCTGGTGCGCCGGGTATGCCCCCAGTGCGCCCGGCCCGCACCCCTTTCCGAAGAAGCCCGCCTCTTTTTCGGGACCGAGGCCCCGGAGGAGGAGCTGCGGGGCGAGGGCTGCCCCTACTGCCGGGGCACGGGTTACAGGGGACGGGTAGGGCTTTACGAGGTCTATGCTCCCGACCGCGAGGCCCTCTACCAGCTGGGGCAGGGGGCCGGGGAAGGGGATCTCCGCCAGCTGGCCGCCCTAAGAGGGCACCGGGATCTGCGCCAGGTGGGGCTTTTGCAGGTGCGGGCGGGGACCACCACCGGGGAGGAGCTTCTGCGGGTGCTTGGGCTTTGGGAGTAG
- a CDS encoding HEPN domain-containing protein, producing MAPLEREAYGPWRAQALRTLRPAAGDFREGDGDWASFKAHQAGALGLKGLLRRPASPICLRRWRKPLLRFPCR from the coding sequence ATGGCGCCGCTAGAGCGGGAAGCCTACGGGCCCTGGCGGGCCCAGGCCCTCCGCACCCTCCGCCCGGCGGCGGGGGACTTCCGGGAGGGGGATGGCGACTGGGCTAGCTTCAAGGCCCATCAGGCGGGGGCCTTGGGCCTGAAGGGGCTACTCCGGAGGCCCGCTTCCCCTATCTGCTTGCGGCGTTGGAGGAAGCCTTTGTTGAGGTTTCCCTGCAGGTGA
- a CDS encoding pseudouridine synthase, translating into MRGERLDRLLARLGLGSRKEVARLVRGGRVRVAGEEVRDPGCHVPPGATVELDGKPLRVRRHHHVLLHKPAGYVTSRTEGPSVYALLEGFPTRDLSPVGRLDKDTEGLLLFTTHGELLHRLTHPRHKVAKRYLVHLLHPATEADRQAFAEGLVLEGERLLPALLAWGEDPTRVELTLLEGRFHQVKRMFAARGNRVLYLKRLALGPLGLEGLARGEARYLTPEEEAALYRAVGLWGEDAQG; encoded by the coding sequence GTGAGGGGCGAGCGCTTGGATAGGCTTTTGGCCCGCCTGGGCCTGGGAAGCCGCAAGGAGGTGGCCCGCCTGGTGCGAGGGGGTCGGGTGCGGGTGGCGGGGGAGGAGGTGCGGGACCCCGGCTGCCACGTGCCCCCTGGGGCCACGGTGGAGCTGGATGGGAAGCCCCTTCGGGTGCGGCGCCACCACCATGTCCTCCTGCACAAGCCCGCAGGATACGTCACCAGCCGCACCGAGGGGCCCTCGGTCTACGCCCTTCTGGAAGGCTTCCCCACGCGGGACCTCTCCCCGGTGGGCCGCCTGGACAAGGACACCGAGGGCCTCCTCCTCTTCACCACCCACGGCGAACTCCTCCACCGCCTTACCCACCCCCGGCACAAGGTGGCCAAGCGCTACCTGGTCCACCTCCTTCACCCGGCCACCGAGGCCGACCGCCAGGCCTTTGCCGAGGGGCTGGTTCTGGAAGGGGAGAGGCTTTTGCCCGCCCTGCTTGCCTGGGGGGAGGACCCCACCCGGGTGGAGCTTACCCTCCTCGAGGGGCGCTTCCACCAGGTGAAGCGCATGTTCGCGGCCCGGGGGAACCGGGTCTTGTACCTCAAGCGCTTGGCCCTGGGCCCCCTAGGGCTTGAGGGGCTTGCCCGGGGGGAGGCCCGCTACCTGACCCCAGAGGAGGAGGCGGCCCTTTACCGGGCGGTGGGCCTATGGGGCGAGGATGCGCAGGGTTAG
- a CDS encoding PASTA domain-containing protein, producing MILDDRYPVLETLEERDGITLYRVEGGVVFFFQVHTPEGRERFYRYRTALRRLEELGLLEAVVSAKPGRYYAFFPEKPLAPKPPPRAALEALAPLGFGREHLAMAEEGVAYLSPWPLGKPARSPRPRPGFLVGVAPGLLLAALGLWLLSQGLYRYFNPPEYTVPNLVGKSAREAFLLLKDTGLVLEVAEGNDPSRPKEEVLAQDPPPGTRLRAGRTVRLTLNQARLNPLPNLTGLRREEAEARLKELGYRLEGLAQVESQEPLGRVLATFPPAGTPLAPGGGVRLLLSRGAGPGPTLPLPKLTGLSRQEALFLLNAAGLQAEVVEVPSGAPPDLVLAQDPAPGTPMPPGSGVRLRVAVRGEVALPSAPPEPETRAVSFSLDLPAEAQGRRVRLVLLDARGEHVLYEGEGQEGLRLEGSYQAQGEARFRLYLDGDLFQEWSP from the coding sequence ATGATCCTGGACGACCGCTACCCGGTGCTGGAAACCCTGGAGGAGCGGGACGGGATTACCCTTTACCGGGTGGAGGGGGGGGTGGTCTTCTTCTTCCAGGTGCATACCCCCGAGGGGCGGGAGCGCTTCTACCGCTACCGGACGGCCCTGAGGCGTTTGGAGGAGCTTGGCCTCCTAGAGGCGGTGGTCTCCGCCAAGCCGGGGCGGTACTACGCTTTCTTTCCCGAAAAGCCCCTGGCCCCCAAGCCTCCGCCCAGGGCGGCCCTCGAGGCCCTGGCCCCCCTGGGGTTTGGCCGGGAACACCTGGCCATGGCCGAGGAGGGGGTGGCCTACCTCTCCCCTTGGCCCCTGGGGAAGCCCGCCCGCTCCCCCCGCCCCCGGCCGGGCTTCCTGGTGGGGGTGGCCCCGGGCCTCCTCCTGGCCGCCTTGGGCCTTTGGCTCCTCTCCCAGGGCCTTTACCGCTACTTCAACCCCCCGGAGTACACGGTGCCCAACTTGGTGGGCAAAAGCGCCCGGGAGGCCTTCCTCCTCCTCAAGGACACGGGTCTGGTCCTGGAGGTGGCGGAGGGAAACGACCCCAGCCGGCCCAAGGAGGAGGTCCTGGCCCAGGACCCGCCGCCGGGAACCCGGCTTCGGGCGGGGCGCACCGTCCGCCTCACCCTGAACCAGGCCCGGCTCAACCCCCTCCCCAACCTGACGGGCCTGCGGCGGGAGGAGGCCGAGGCCCGGCTGAAGGAACTGGGCTACCGCCTGGAGGGCCTCGCCCAGGTGGAAAGTCAGGAGCCCTTGGGCCGGGTACTGGCCACCTTCCCTCCTGCGGGCACCCCCCTGGCCCCGGGGGGCGGGGTGCGGCTTCTCCTCTCCCGGGGCGCAGGCCCTGGCCCCACCCTCCCCCTGCCTAAGCTCACCGGCCTCTCCCGGCAGGAGGCCCTTTTTCTCCTGAACGCCGCCGGGCTCCAGGCCGAGGTGGTGGAGGTCCCTTCGGGGGCCCCGCCGGATCTGGTCCTGGCCCAGGACCCGGCCCCCGGGACCCCCATGCCCCCGGGGAGCGGGGTGCGCCTGAGGGTGGCGGTGCGGGGGGAGGTGGCCCTGCCCTCCGCCCCGCCGGAGCCGGAAACCCGCGCGGTTTCCTTCTCCCTGGACCTGCCCGCGGAGGCCCAGGGCCGCAGGGTCCGCCTCGTCCTCTTGGATGCCCGGGGGGAGCACGTCCTCTACGAGGGGGAAGGCCAGGAGGGCCTTAGGCTGGAAGGAAGCTACCAGGCCCAAGGGGAAGCCCGCTTCCGCCTCTACCTGGACGGGGACCTCTTTCAGGAGTGGAGCCCATGA
- a CDS encoding SDR family NAD(P)-dependent oxidoreductase produces the protein MGLFAGKGVLVTGGARGIGRAVAEAFAREGALVALCDLRPEGKEVAQGIGGFFVQADLAEERDRVRFVEEAAQALGRVDVLVNNAAIAAPGSALTVRLPEWRRVLEVNLTAPMHLSALAAREMRRVGGGAIVNVASVQGLFAEQENAAYNASKGGLVNLTRSLALDLAPLGIRVNAVAPGAIATEAVLEAIALAEDPERTRRDWEDLHALRRLGRPEEVAEAVLFLASEKASFITGAILPVDGGMTASFMMAGRPV, from the coding sequence ATGGGGCTTTTTGCCGGCAAGGGGGTTCTGGTCACGGGAGGGGCCAGGGGGATCGGGCGGGCGGTGGCCGAGGCCTTTGCCCGGGAAGGGGCCCTGGTGGCCCTTTGTGACCTGCGGCCAGAGGGGAAGGAGGTGGCCCAGGGGATCGGCGGCTTCTTCGTCCAAGCGGACCTGGCGGAGGAAAGGGACCGGGTGCGCTTCGTGGAAGAGGCCGCCCAGGCCCTAGGCCGCGTGGACGTGTTGGTGAACAACGCCGCCATCGCCGCCCCGGGCTCGGCCCTCACGGTGCGGCTTCCCGAGTGGCGGCGGGTCCTGGAGGTCAACCTCACCGCCCCCATGCACCTCTCCGCCCTGGCGGCCCGGGAGATGAGGCGGGTGGGGGGCGGGGCCATCGTGAACGTGGCCAGCGTCCAGGGGCTTTTTGCCGAGCAGGAAAACGCCGCCTACAACGCCTCCAAGGGGGGGCTGGTCAACCTCACCCGTTCCCTGGCCCTGGACCTGGCCCCCTTGGGCATCCGGGTCAACGCCGTGGCCCCGGGGGCCATCGCCACGGAGGCGGTCCTCGAGGCCATCGCCCTGGCCGAGGATCCGGAGAGGACCCGAAGGGACTGGGAGGACCTCCACGCCCTGAGGCGGCTGGGGCGTCCCGAGGAGGTGGCCGAGGCCGTGCTCTTCCTGGCCTCGGAAAAGGCCAGCTTCATCACCGGGGCCATCCTCCCCGTGGACGGCGGGATGACGGCCAGCTTCATGATGGCGGGCCGCCCGGTCTAG
- a CDS encoding menaquinone biosynthesis decarboxylase, protein MFRNLRAYLDALERRGELKRVRVPVSAELEITEIADRMVKRGGPALLFEQVVGKDFPVAIGLFGTRERTAFALGVKDLDELARKVEHLLALHPGKGGLSALLGLLPKLPLLKGFFPRRVGRAPVQEVVYRGEAVDLSRLPVLRCWPLDGGPFLTLPLVITKDPETGELNLGMYRMQVLDRRSTAMHWQLHKVGRRHLEKARKLGKRLEVAVALGGDPVLTYAATAPLPPLPGVSEFHLAGFLRGAPVELAQGVTVDLPVPAEAEFVLEGYIDPEEPPVVEGPFGDHTGFYTPPDLYPRFHVTALTHRRGAIYPATIVGVPPMEDAYLIEASERLFLPPLRLILPEVADYHMPPEGVAHNWVNVALKKEYPGQAYKVAYGMLGLGQMMFAKVIVAVDAGVPVRPGWAALLKALEHALPGRDTLLLRGPIDVLDHSSRGFAFGGKLLIDGTRKLPEEGGEVAFTPRAHPDLPQDLEVLAQRQWPGLWGATLAKRRPHQAWEVAERLLGTPQSAGIRLLLLADHDTALTPEELLWAVLNNIDPERDARVLPGAEGPVLVLDGTRKLPEEGFARVWPERIRMDPGVQALVEARWAEYGL, encoded by the coding sequence GTGTTTAGGAACCTCCGGGCTTACCTGGATGCCCTAGAGCGGCGCGGGGAGCTCAAGCGGGTGCGGGTACCCGTGAGCGCCGAGCTGGAGATCACCGAGATCGCCGACCGCATGGTGAAGCGGGGAGGGCCAGCCCTCCTCTTTGAGCAGGTGGTGGGGAAGGATTTCCCCGTGGCCATAGGGCTTTTCGGCACCCGGGAGCGGACGGCCTTCGCCCTGGGGGTGAAGGACCTGGACGAGCTAGCGAGGAAGGTGGAGCACCTCCTGGCGCTCCATCCCGGGAAAGGCGGGCTTTCCGCCCTCCTGGGCCTCCTGCCCAAGCTCCCCCTCCTCAAGGGGTTCTTCCCCAGGCGGGTGGGCCGGGCCCCGGTGCAGGAGGTGGTCTACCGGGGGGAGGCGGTGGACCTCTCCCGCCTTCCCGTCCTCAGGTGCTGGCCCCTGGACGGGGGGCCTTTCCTCACCCTGCCCCTGGTCATCACCAAGGACCCGGAGACGGGGGAGCTGAACCTGGGCATGTACCGGATGCAGGTCCTGGACCGGCGGAGCACGGCCATGCACTGGCAGCTGCACAAGGTGGGCCGCCGCCACCTGGAAAAGGCCCGCAAGCTGGGGAAGCGGCTGGAGGTGGCCGTGGCCCTGGGGGGGGACCCGGTCCTCACCTATGCGGCCACCGCCCCCCTGCCCCCCCTGCCGGGGGTGAGCGAGTTCCACCTGGCGGGCTTCCTCCGGGGAGCGCCCGTGGAGCTGGCCCAGGGGGTGACCGTGGACCTGCCGGTGCCCGCGGAGGCCGAGTTCGTCCTGGAGGGGTACATTGACCCCGAGGAGCCCCCCGTGGTGGAAGGCCCCTTCGGGGACCACACCGGCTTCTACACCCCCCCCGACCTCTACCCCCGCTTCCACGTCACCGCCCTCACCCACCGCCGCGGGGCCATCTACCCCGCCACCATCGTGGGAGTCCCCCCCATGGAGGACGCTTACCTGATCGAAGCCTCGGAAAGGCTCTTCCTCCCCCCCTTGCGCCTCATCCTTCCCGAGGTGGCCGACTACCACATGCCCCCCGAGGGGGTGGCCCACAACTGGGTGAACGTGGCCCTGAAGAAGGAGTACCCGGGCCAGGCCTACAAGGTGGCCTACGGCATGCTGGGCCTGGGACAGATGATGTTCGCCAAGGTGATCGTGGCCGTGGACGCAGGGGTGCCGGTGCGCCCGGGCTGGGCTGCCCTGCTCAAGGCCCTGGAGCACGCCCTCCCTGGCCGGGACACCCTCCTCCTCCGGGGGCCCATAGACGTCCTGGACCATAGCTCCCGGGGCTTCGCCTTTGGCGGGAAACTCCTCATTGACGGCACCCGCAAGCTCCCCGAGGAGGGGGGGGAGGTGGCCTTTACCCCCCGGGCCCACCCCGACCTCCCCCAGGACCTCGAGGTCCTGGCCCAGAGGCAGTGGCCCGGCCTCTGGGGGGCAACCCTGGCCAAGCGGCGGCCCCACCAGGCCTGGGAGGTGGCGGAAAGGCTCCTCGGCACCCCCCAAAGCGCCGGCATCCGCCTCCTCCTCCTGGCCGATCACGACACCGCCCTCACCCCGGAGGAGCTCCTTTGGGCCGTGCTCAACAACATTGACCCCGAGCGGGACGCCCGGGTCCTCCCGGGGGCCGAGGGGCCGGTCCTGGTCCTGGACGGCACGCGCAAGCTCCCCGAGGAGGGTTTCGCCCGGGTATGGCCCGAGCGCATCCGCATGGACCCCGGCGTCCAGGCCCTGGTGGAGGCCCGTTGGGCGGAGTATGGCCTTTAG
- a CDS encoding NAD(P)/FAD-dependent oxidoreductase, which produces MWDVLVVGGGPAGLSAALFLARAGLKVLVLDGGRSQVAQVSQVPNYPGLLDEPSGEELLARMREHARRYGAEIREGVVKGVRDLGGVFEVETGEGLVEAERLLLCTHKDPTLPSLLGLARKGNFVDTDEGGRTSYPRVYAAGVARGKVPGHAIVSAGDGAYVAVHLVSDLRGEPYKDHAK; this is translated from the coding sequence ATGTGGGACGTTCTCGTGGTGGGCGGCGGTCCTGCGGGCCTTTCCGCGGCCCTTTTCCTGGCCCGCGCGGGGCTTAAGGTCTTGGTCTTGGACGGGGGCCGTTCCCAGGTGGCCCAGGTGAGCCAGGTGCCCAACTACCCGGGGCTTCTGGACGAACCCTCAGGGGAGGAGCTTCTGGCCCGGATGCGGGAGCACGCCCGCCGCTACGGGGCGGAGATCCGGGAGGGGGTGGTGAAGGGGGTGCGGGACCTGGGCGGGGTCTTTGAGGTGGAGACGGGGGAAGGCCTGGTAGAGGCCGAACGCCTCCTCCTTTGCACCCACAAGGACCCCACCCTGCCCTCCCTGTTGGGCCTGGCCCGCAAGGGGAACTTCGTGGACACCGACGAGGGGGGGCGGACCAGCTACCCCCGGGTCTACGCCGCCGGGGTGGCCCGGGGCAAGGTGCCGGGCCACGCCATCGTGAGCGCCGGGGACGGGGCCTACGTGGCCGTGCACCTGGTTTCTGACCTTCGCGGCGAGCCCTACAAGGACCACGCCAAGTGA
- a CDS encoding alanyl-tRNA editing protein has product MRLYQLDSYATHFQARVERAWSDARGHYAVLSQTLFYPESGGQPADTGVLRGGFGEVRVLHAYEEEKAFGNVVHVLERPIPEGEAVEGEIDWPRRFRHMQRHTAQHLLSQALLRAGGYHTVAVSLDSAVCTVDLEEEAEEEKIRQAEALANFAVYADHPVEAFFVTEEELGHYPLRRPPKVQGQIRLVRIGDFDLAACGGTHLKTSAQAGPIKVLKWERYKGGSRVYFTAGWEALEDYHAKHALLSRLALGFSTNPLDLEKPVRRLQEELQALKGENLALKEALVEALLPRALEAGTLLVPGPALGELAKRLLAWKERTFLLLSPEGRFALLGPGREAVLERLKALGAKGGGKEVVQGALPRERVAEALAGPLG; this is encoded by the coding sequence ATGAGGCTCTACCAGCTGGACAGCTACGCCACCCATTTCCAGGCCCGGGTGGAGAGGGCCTGGAGCGACGCCCGAGGGCACTACGCCGTGCTCTCCCAAACCCTTTTCTACCCCGAGTCCGGGGGGCAGCCCGCGGATACTGGGGTCCTGCGGGGAGGGTTCGGGGAGGTGCGGGTCCTCCACGCCTACGAGGAGGAAAAGGCCTTCGGGAACGTGGTCCACGTCCTGGAGCGGCCCATCCCCGAAGGGGAGGCGGTGGAGGGGGAGATTGACTGGCCCAGGCGCTTCCGCCACATGCAGCGCCACACCGCCCAGCACCTCCTCTCCCAGGCCCTCCTCCGGGCCGGGGGGTACCACACCGTGGCCGTGAGCCTGGACTCGGCGGTGTGCACCGTGGACCTCGAGGAGGAGGCAGAGGAGGAAAAGATCCGCCAGGCCGAGGCCCTGGCCAACTTCGCCGTCTACGCCGACCACCCGGTGGAGGCCTTCTTCGTGACCGAGGAGGAACTCGGCCACTACCCCCTAAGGCGCCCCCCCAAGGTGCAGGGCCAGATCCGCCTGGTGCGCATCGGGGACTTTGACCTGGCCGCCTGCGGCGGCACCCACCTGAAGACCAGCGCCCAGGCCGGGCCCATCAAGGTGCTCAAGTGGGAGCGGTACAAGGGGGGAAGCCGGGTCTACTTCACCGCGGGCTGGGAGGCCCTGGAGGACTACCACGCCAAGCACGCCCTCCTCTCCCGGCTGGCCCTCGGCTTCTCCACCAACCCCCTGGACCTGGAGAAGCCGGTGCGGCGGCTCCAGGAGGAGCTTCAGGCCTTAAAGGGGGAAAACCTGGCCCTCAAGGAGGCCCTGGTGGAGGCCCTTCTGCCCCGGGCCTTGGAGGCGGGCACCCTCTTGGTGCCGGGGCCGGCGCTGGGGGAGCTGGCCAAGAGGCTTTTGGCCTGGAAGGAGCGCACCTTCCTCCTCCTCTCCCCCGAAGGGCGCTTCGCCCTTTTGGGCCCCGGGCGGGAGGCGGTGCTGGAGAGGCTCAAGGCCCTGGGGGCCAAGGGCGGGGGAAAGGAGGTGGTCCAGGGGGCCCTGCCCCGGGAACGGGTGGCCGAGGCCCTGGCGGGACCCTTAGGCTAG